The genomic region TTTGACGCGATACCTTCAGTTTGATTTGCTTTACCCAGACATATGGCAAAAAGCATTTCAAACAAGCCTGCGATTATTAGGAGAAACCAATTCATAGATTCAAAATTTTCAGTAAAAATAGAAAGAATAATAAATATGCAGACCCCCAATATCAATAATATAATCGGTAGGGTTTTATCCATTTTCTAAAGGTTTGGACTAAAATTTTAATAATTTTGTAAACCGCTTAAAAAATTAGCATGCCAATATATTTAAGGAAGATAGTAGTGCTTTTAAGCATTTTTTTTTCGCTTAATTTTTTCTGTCAGACTCAACATTCAGAAGAATTTTCGATGATAGATTCTTTAATGGCTGTCAAAAAATATGCACAGGCTAAAAGTAAAGCAGCTTGGCTTACCGAAGAGCAAATTCCCGATAGTATAAGTGCAAAAGCTCATTTATACCTTGGGAAAATAGAGTTATTAACTGGAAATCTGGATCTTGCACTTTCTGAATATTTTGAAGCTCGGGAATTTTTAAAATACCTTGATGCTGAAGATAAAGCTAATTTGTTTTCAGGAATAGGAGTAGTATATTCTAAGTCTCAGAATTTTGACGATGCGATTTCTAATTTTAAGCATGCTTTACAATACGCTCAGCAAGATATAAATCGTTTAAAGATTCTTGTGAACCTTGGCGGGGTATCAATGGAAGCCGGTAAGGAACAGGTGCCTTTTATTTATGCTGAAGCACTGGAAATAGCTAAAAAACTAAAAGAAGCTGGCGTCGAAGCAATAATTTATACCAATCTTAGTAATTATTATCTAAAAAAGCATTCCTGGCAAAGCGCAATAGAGAGTGCGAATAGAAGCTTATCTATCAGAGATTCTTTAAAAATGCCGGTTTCTGTAATAACGCTTAATAATCTTGGTTATGCATTAGTCAATAGCGGGACTATTAATGAAGGAATCAAGAATTATAAAAAGGCACTGGAGTATGCTAATCTATCCGAAAAGATCCAGATTTTATACAATTTACGAAGCGCGAATATAGCAGCGGGAGAGTATCAAAAAGCAATACAATATTATGATCGATATGATAGTGTAAAGGATATAGCCGCCAGTAAGAATTATGAACAAAAAATAGCAGATATTCGGACGGCTTACGAGACTGCCGAGAAAGAGAAAAAAATAATCTTACTGGAAGCAGAGAATAAAATTCGGAAAAGAGAGTTATTCTGGGTTGTAGCTGCGGGTGTTTTTCTATTGCTATTGTTAGGGATTGGAGGTTATTTTAGAATGAAGCACTTAAAAGTGCGTCAAAAACTAGAGCAATCCCGATTAAGAAGCAAATTTTTACGATTACAGCTTAATCCACATTTTTTATTTAATGCTTTACAACAAGTCCAGTTTTATATTTATCGCAATGAGCGTGAAACATCTATGCAATATCTGGATCAGTTTGGGAAGCTTATACGATCGGTTTTGGAATATTCAGATAGCGATTTTATTAAACTTAGTGATGAGGTTGCCATGCTAGCACATTATTTAAGTTTACAGGAGAATGCTATTGCAGCCGATTTTTCATTTTCGATTAACTGCGACCCTTTGATTTCGCCAGAGGAAATTAGTATTCCAGTTATGTTATTACAGCCTTTTGTGGAGAATGCGGTGATCCACGGAGCCGGATCAAGACCAGAAAAAGCCCGTGTAGAAGTTGTATTCCAAAGAACTAAGCTTAAGGATAAAATACGTGTTGAAATTATTGATAACGGAACCGGTATTCAACATAAAAAAACAAGATCGCAGCACAATAAATTACATCGCTCTATGGGACAGGATATTTTGCAAGAACGAATGAAGGAATTAAATCGTCTCACTCAGACGCAAATAGATATACATATTGAGAACGCAACAAAAGAGGAGAAGTATCCGGGTACTCGTGTTAGTCTTATTATTCCTTGTATTCCTATATAAATTTAACGTCCATGAATTTTAGAAGTGAACCAACAGATCTACGGGTATTGCTTGTTGAAGATGATTTTGCCTCAGTAAGCATGTTTACTGATATTCTTAAAATGCATTTTGGATTTGAAATATGTAGTGTGAATACCTTAGAAGAAGCCTCTAATAAATTAGAGTCTTTTTCGCCCGAATTATTGATATTAGATATTAATTTACCCGACGGAAATTCGATAAATTTTTTGAAAGAGTTGTATCAAAAAGGATTTCCTGAGTTTAAAGTGATTTTTACAACGGCTTATGCCAATTATGCCGTAGAAGCTTTTCGATTGAGCGCTTTAGATTTCTTACTGAAACCAATAGCACCCCAAAACCTGATAGCATCTGTAAAAAAGGTTTTAAAAAATATATCGTCTGAAAATTATAAAAAACAATTAGAAACCTTATTTCTTAACGATCGCCAACCAAAGGATAAAAAGATTGTTCTAAAAACTCAGGATGATATTCATGTTGTTGCTTTACAAGATATCATTCATGCCCAGGCAGATAATAATTATACCATATTTTATCTTACAAACCTAAAAAAGGTTTTAGTCTCTAAGCCTTTAAAGAAATTCGAAAATGACTTATCAAAATATGGATTTTTAAGAACTCATCAATCCCATTTGATTAATAGCGCTCATATTCTTTCTTATCATCGCAAAAAGCAGTGCGTTGTACTGCATGGGGACATAGAAGTGCCCGTTGCCCAAAATAGAAAGCAGATATTACTTAATTTTTTTAATTAATTCTAGATAAACATGGTTAAATTCTCAATGAAAACAGGTGTACACTAATCCTCTTTAAATAGCAAATATCAGGTATTTTTTCAGAAGTATATTTGAAAGAAAATATAGAACTAATATCTTATGAAAACGAAAGCTTATTTTTTCCTGACCGTCTTTTTTATGATTTCCAATGTACTTCAGGCACAACTATTTGATAAGATAAAAAACAAAATTGAAGATAAAGCAAGTGAGGTAGTAGAAGAGGGGTTAAATTCTGGTAAGAAAGACCGAAAGCAGAAGTCGAAATCGGGCCGAATTCAGTTAGAAAATACCATAAATTTTTATCCTGGTGATTCTATTATTTATGTCTCTAATTTTTCAAGAGGTGAAGTAGGTTCAATGCCCGGAGACTGGAAGACAACAGGCTCTGGATCTGTCGTTCCCGTAAATCAGATAGGAGGAAACTGGTTAAAAATGTCTGAGCGTACTACCTATAAATTAAATCATTCTATTT from Zunongwangia profunda SM-A87 harbors:
- a CDS encoding LytR/AlgR family response regulator transcription factor encodes the protein MNFRSEPTDLRVLLVEDDFASVSMFTDILKMHFGFEICSVNTLEEASNKLESFSPELLILDINLPDGNSINFLKELYQKGFPEFKVIFTTAYANYAVEAFRLSALDFLLKPIAPQNLIASVKKVLKNISSENYKKQLETLFLNDRQPKDKKIVLKTQDDIHVVALQDIIHAQADNNYTIFYLTNLKKVLVSKPLKKFENDLSKYGFLRTHQSHLINSAHILSYHRKKQCVVLHGDIEVPVAQNRKQILLNFFN
- a CDS encoding tetratricopeptide repeat-containing sensor histidine kinase, coding for MIDSLMAVKKYAQAKSKAAWLTEEQIPDSISAKAHLYLGKIELLTGNLDLALSEYFEAREFLKYLDAEDKANLFSGIGVVYSKSQNFDDAISNFKHALQYAQQDINRLKILVNLGGVSMEAGKEQVPFIYAEALEIAKKLKEAGVEAIIYTNLSNYYLKKHSWQSAIESANRSLSIRDSLKMPVSVITLNNLGYALVNSGTINEGIKNYKKALEYANLSEKIQILYNLRSANIAAGEYQKAIQYYDRYDSVKDIAASKNYEQKIADIRTAYETAEKEKKIILLEAENKIRKRELFWVVAAGVFLLLLLGIGGYFRMKHLKVRQKLEQSRLRSKFLRLQLNPHFLFNALQQVQFYIYRNERETSMQYLDQFGKLIRSVLEYSDSDFIKLSDEVAMLAHYLSLQENAIAADFSFSINCDPLISPEEISIPVMLLQPFVENAVIHGAGSRPEKARVEVVFQRTKLKDKIRVEIIDNGTGIQHKKTRSQHNKLHRSMGQDILQERMKELNRLTQTQIDIHIENATKEEKYPGTRVSLIIPCIPI